From a region of the Desulfuromonas sp. KJ2020 genome:
- a CDS encoding TonB-dependent receptor domain-containing protein produces MSRSLTPWMASLLLHLLVAGAVFSAGSSLRQPQRIDLFDLSLVQFASPALDKPTANAAPPPPRKSLQTAPTPKPKPVVKPAPKPVPLAQPAPTPPPVAEREKPLVRTDPLPSQAAVQSPPAEPSVPATPSAEEAAATGQSTVPAKMANLEDEQETGEGSSSAQYVQSNFTYIRDRVMASLRYPSIARRQGWSGQVRVEFTILKTGKIENLKIARSSGYPILDKQALKAVRAAEPFPPPQRGGDHYPAGQFRSQLNREVLANRTLHLFLLFLSAVARREQVTRITLQGGTMFRRILYVLVLAGIALSCPIPGAVAESLMLDEITVRGEQQQPNEETLSIREVRESPARDIGEALQSVPGLNIVRKGAIANDIVLRGFQGDDINMFLDGVRLHGGCPSRMDPPSFHFDFAEVESIEIIKGPYDLRNPGSLAGMINAISKAPKKGPGATANISYGSYDYLDASITGSYGGKHFDGLLGYAYKSSDVPESGDGKRLTEIYPITSPNRYRPEAIDSKAYETNTLWLKGGYKLAKGRSELAYTYQDADHVLYPYLLMDADYDRTNRLDWTTTLEDLTPAVSKVLVQLWVNRVDHVMDDTLRASSLPSMMVTRPYMMKTDAETTTYGAKLNADLPAGPGTLALGTDFYRRNWDAENVSAMWASYTPQPMIPDVDMDNFGAFAEYTWPLAEKWTLKGGARLDYTEVTANSLNDARLASLYQPYFMETLDTTTDFTEPSANIQLTWNATDQLEIFAGAASASRPPDQQELYIGLQRMAGKNWLGNPALDATRNNQLDLGAKWTNERVFLSASVFYSDLSDFIHVADAVDPDGAGPLIQARTYTNVDATMVGAEFGSQVSLPADLFLKGTLSYVRGENDDTNQPLSEIPPLTGNASIRYDNGEWFAEITERFADRQHRTDPSLSEEETAGWAVTDIKAGVTWDRWSVFGGVNNIFDRYYYSHLSYQRDPFGSGVKVPETGLFAYLNLGYRY; encoded by the coding sequence ATGAGCCGGTCTCTCACTCCCTGGATGGCCAGCCTGCTGCTTCACCTGCTGGTAGCCGGAGCCGTGTTTTCAGCCGGCAGCAGCCTGCGTCAGCCCCAGCGTATAGACCTCTTCGATCTGAGCCTCGTGCAGTTTGCGTCCCCTGCGTTGGACAAACCTACTGCCAATGCCGCGCCGCCCCCTCCGCGAAAGAGTCTCCAAACGGCGCCGACCCCCAAGCCGAAGCCCGTAGTCAAGCCAGCACCGAAACCCGTTCCCCTGGCCCAGCCAGCGCCCACGCCCCCTCCTGTCGCTGAGCGTGAAAAACCCCTGGTCAGGACAGACCCGCTCCCCTCTCAGGCAGCCGTCCAGTCCCCTCCCGCAGAGCCTTCGGTGCCGGCAACGCCCTCAGCTGAAGAGGCTGCAGCCACCGGGCAGTCGACAGTACCCGCCAAGATGGCCAACCTGGAAGACGAGCAAGAGACCGGCGAGGGGAGTTCCTCCGCACAGTATGTGCAATCGAATTTCACCTACATCCGCGACCGGGTCATGGCCTCTCTGAGGTATCCGTCCATCGCCAGACGCCAGGGTTGGAGCGGGCAGGTTCGGGTGGAGTTTACCATTCTGAAAACCGGCAAAATCGAAAATCTCAAGATTGCCAGAAGCTCGGGTTACCCTATTCTCGACAAGCAGGCGTTGAAGGCCGTTCGGGCTGCTGAACCCTTCCCCCCCCCCCAAAGGGGCGGCGACCATTACCCTGCCGGTCAATTTCGTTCTCAATTAAATCGGGAGGTCTTGGCAAACCGCACTCTGCACCTATTTTTACTTTTTCTTTCGGCGGTTGCACGCCGCGAGCAGGTGACTCGGATCACCCTTCAAGGAGGTACCATGTTCAGACGTATCCTGTATGTCCTCGTCCTTGCCGGCATCGCCCTGTCTTGTCCTATCCCCGGGGCAGTCGCTGAATCTCTGATGCTTGACGAGATCACCGTGCGCGGCGAGCAGCAGCAACCCAACGAAGAGACCCTCAGCATTCGCGAGGTCCGGGAAAGCCCTGCACGCGACATCGGTGAAGCTCTTCAGAGCGTACCGGGACTGAACATCGTGCGTAAGGGCGCCATCGCCAACGACATCGTGCTTCGCGGCTTTCAGGGCGACGATATCAACATGTTTCTCGACGGCGTTCGCCTGCACGGAGGCTGCCCGTCCCGCATGGACCCTCCTTCCTTCCATTTCGATTTCGCCGAGGTGGAATCCATCGAGATCATCAAGGGCCCCTACGACCTGCGCAATCCCGGGAGCCTGGCCGGAATGATCAATGCCATCTCAAAAGCTCCTAAAAAGGGGCCGGGCGCCACCGCCAATATCAGCTACGGCAGCTACGACTACCTCGATGCCTCCATCACCGGCTCTTACGGCGGCAAACACTTTGACGGGCTGCTGGGATATGCCTACAAGAGTTCCGACGTCCCCGAATCCGGCGACGGCAAGCGCCTGACGGAAATCTATCCGATTACCAGCCCCAACCGCTATCGCCCCGAAGCCATCGATTCCAAGGCCTACGAGACCAATACCCTGTGGCTCAAGGGCGGATATAAGCTCGCCAAGGGACGCAGCGAACTCGCTTACACCTACCAGGACGCCGACCACGTGCTCTATCCCTACCTGCTGATGGACGCCGATTACGATCGCACCAACCGCCTTGACTGGACCACGACCCTGGAGGACCTTACGCCGGCGGTTTCCAAGGTGCTGGTGCAGCTCTGGGTCAACCGGGTCGATCATGTGATGGACGATACGCTGAGGGCCAGCTCCCTGCCCAGCATGATGGTCACTCGTCCGTACATGATGAAAACCGATGCCGAGACCACGACCTACGGAGCCAAACTCAATGCCGACCTGCCGGCCGGACCTGGCACCCTCGCCCTGGGTACCGATTTCTACCGCCGCAATTGGGATGCCGAGAACGTCTCCGCCATGTGGGCGAGCTACACGCCTCAGCCGATGATCCCTGATGTGGATATGGACAATTTCGGCGCCTTTGCCGAGTACACCTGGCCCTTGGCCGAGAAATGGACTCTTAAGGGAGGCGCTCGCCTCGACTACACCGAAGTCACCGCCAACTCGCTTAACGATGCGCGGCTGGCCAGTCTCTATCAGCCCTATTTCATGGAAACGCTCGACACCACCACCGACTTCACCGAACCGAGCGCCAACATTCAGCTCACCTGGAACGCCACCGACCAGCTGGAGATTTTCGCCGGCGCCGCTTCGGCCAGCCGCCCCCCCGACCAGCAGGAACTCTACATCGGCCTGCAGCGCATGGCCGGCAAGAACTGGCTGGGGAATCCCGCGCTCGACGCGACCCGCAACAACCAGTTGGACCTCGGCGCCAAATGGACGAACGAGCGGGTCTTCCTCAGCGCTTCTGTTTTTTACAGCGATCTCAGTGACTTCATCCATGTCGCTGACGCCGTCGACCCGGATGGCGCCGGCCCGTTGATTCAGGCGCGAACCTACACCAACGTCGATGCCACCATGGTCGGAGCCGAGTTCGGCAGCCAGGTCTCTCTTCCCGCCGACCTTTTCCTCAAAGGAACCCTCTCCTACGTGCGTGGGGAGAATGACGACACCAACCAGCCTCTCAGCGAGATCCCCCCCCTGACCGGCAATGCGTCCATACGCTATGACAACGGGGAGTGGTTTGCCGAGATCACCGAGCGCTTCGCCGACCGACAACACCGCACCGATCCGTCACTCAGCGAGGAGGAGACTGCCGGCTGGGCCGTGACCGACATCAAGGCTGGGGTCACCTGGGATCGCTGGTCGGTGTTCGGCGGTGTGAACAACATCTTTGACCGCTATTATTACAGCCACCTCTCCTATCAGCGGGACCCTTTCGGCAGTGGCGTCAAGGTGCCGGAAACAGGGCTTTTCGCCTATCTCAATCTGGGATACCGCTATTAA
- a CDS encoding biopolymer transporter ExbD, with amino-acid sequence MDSRGFESINVIPFIDIMLVLLTIVLTTSTFIATGAIGVRPPQASPSSVPMEKSLRLEIDRSGQIYLEGNPVELAEMEGLLAGHNRETAVLIRADRQLALQGFVDVMDRMKQLGYNRISLQTEASP; translated from the coding sequence GTGGATAGCCGGGGTTTCGAAAGCATCAACGTCATCCCCTTCATCGACATCATGCTGGTGCTGCTCACCATCGTGCTGACTACCTCGACCTTTATCGCCACGGGTGCCATCGGGGTCCGCCCGCCCCAGGCTTCTCCCAGTAGCGTGCCAATGGAAAAAAGCCTGCGCCTGGAGATCGACCGCAGCGGTCAAATCTACCTGGAGGGCAACCCGGTGGAACTGGCCGAAATGGAAGGCCTGCTGGCCGGACACAACCGGGAGACCGCCGTCCTTATCCGTGCCGATCGCCAGTTGGCTCTGCAGGGCTTTGTCGACGTCATGGACCGGATGAAACAGCTCGGCTATAACCGGATCAGTCTACAGACCGAGGCGTCGCCATGA
- the exbB gene encoding TonB-system energizer ExbB yields MEWFNELIDYGIIGLLLALSMVAVAVAIERILFYRQFTPGDYANRQLAEIALTRRLHIIATVGSNAPYIGLLGTVFGIMLTFYRMGQEGFIDTGAIMTGLALALKATAVGLLVAIPAVTFYNLLLRKAKELMLLWEAERG; encoded by the coding sequence ATGGAATGGTTCAACGAGTTGATCGACTACGGCATCATCGGACTTCTGCTTGCCCTAAGCATGGTCGCTGTGGCTGTAGCTATTGAGCGCATCCTTTTCTACCGTCAATTCACCCCTGGCGACTATGCCAATCGGCAGCTTGCCGAGATCGCCCTGACCCGCAGGCTGCATATCATCGCCACTGTCGGCAGCAACGCTCCCTACATCGGGCTGCTGGGCACCGTATTCGGCATCATGCTGACCTTTTACCGCATGGGTCAGGAAGGCTTTATCGACACCGGCGCCATCATGACCGGGCTCGCCCTGGCGCTCAAGGCGACGGCCGTGGGGCTGCTCGTGGCCATCCCGGCAGTCACTTTCTACAACCTGCTGCTTCGCAAGGCCAAGGAGTTAATGCTGCTCTGGGAAGCCGAACGTGGATAG
- a CDS encoding DeoR family transcriptional regulator — protein MRNSERRRELLEWLEQAGNLTLSEMVERFGVSKMTVHRDLEMLEQRKALKRIHGGAVAIGARSASGADPAADGVSEDCLICSRPSTSHLQFSLTLESGTQKMACCPHCGVYACLVLGEQVEEAHTSDYLTGRSHPVSESFFVLGSAAIPCCQPSMLTFDSEEMAQRFQAGFGGVLGGFEFAVNFLKNSMAPHSHQAQDCPHCTGRTLEGKKQE, from the coding sequence ATGAGAAATTCTGAAAGGCGTCGTGAATTGCTGGAGTGGTTGGAGCAGGCAGGCAACCTCACGCTCTCCGAAATGGTCGAGCGGTTCGGTGTCTCGAAAATGACGGTTCATCGCGACCTGGAGATGCTCGAACAGCGTAAGGCCCTTAAGCGTATCCACGGCGGTGCGGTGGCGATCGGCGCAAGAAGCGCATCGGGGGCTGACCCGGCTGCTGATGGGGTTTCCGAAGACTGTCTGATCTGCTCCCGGCCTTCCACCTCTCACCTGCAGTTCAGTCTGACACTGGAAAGTGGGACTCAGAAGATGGCCTGCTGCCCTCACTGCGGAGTCTATGCCTGCCTGGTTCTGGGAGAGCAGGTCGAAGAAGCCCATACTTCAGACTATCTCACGGGTCGTTCTCATCCTGTTTCCGAGAGCTTTTTCGTTCTGGGCAGTGCCGCCATCCCCTGTTGTCAGCCCTCGATGTTGACCTTCGACAGCGAGGAGATGGCGCAGCGGTTTCAGGCGGGTTTCGGAGGGGTTTTGGGCGGGTTCGAGTTTGCGGTGAACTTTCTCAAAAACTCCATGGCACCCCATAGTCATCAGGCCCAGGACTGTCCTCATTGCACCGGCCGGACTCTCGAAGGAAAGAAACAAGAGTGA
- a CDS encoding DUF1499 domain-containing protein — MKTSAPKFLRRPAVDLLLFGLVFLMASCTSAPQNIGPINGRLRPCPPTPNCVCSEGDEDSSSWIAPLLYQGPPELAWQRLKGVVREAGGHIEEERTDYLRATFTSKIFRFRDDVEFRLAPGEGILHVRSASRLGYFDFGVNRKRVEKLRRMLETASGGD, encoded by the coding sequence ATGAAGACTTCAGCCCCAAAATTCTTGCGGCGACCAGCAGTTGACCTTCTGCTTTTCGGACTGGTTTTCCTGATGGCATCCTGCACATCGGCCCCACAGAACATCGGGCCCATAAACGGACGCCTGCGGCCCTGCCCACCAACCCCCAACTGCGTCTGCAGCGAAGGCGACGAGGATTCTTCTTCCTGGATCGCTCCCTTGCTCTATCAGGGACCGCCAGAACTGGCGTGGCAACGGCTTAAGGGGGTTGTCAGAGAAGCGGGAGGACATATTGAAGAGGAGCGGACCGATTATCTGCGGGCCACCTTCACCTCGAAGATATTTCGCTTCAGGGACGATGTGGAGTTCCGGTTAGCGCCGGGTGAAGGCATCTTACATGTGCGATCCGCCTCGCGACTGGGATATTTCGATTTCGGCGTCAACCGCAAGCGGGTCGAGAAACTGCGGAGGATGCTGGAAACAGCCTCTGGCGGGGATTAA
- a CDS encoding MipA/OmpV family protein, with amino-acid sequence MSYRLLPLALFALLLLPPADATAQERPPAGAWRVSLGAIGLYLPEYEGADAYEFKAFPSLDITWRDRVFLNVRQGLGVYFYRGNDLRLGASVGYSFGRDENDSANLKGLGDIDDGASANLLARWKLGKVTLDARYEQQITGADTGAQIHTTLGYGHRLGPTMLRPALTTTWASDSYMQDYFGISPAQAANSGLPTYSAEAGFKSAGARLMIVHPLRGAWALTMLANYDRLLGDAADSPLVKNENQYFTALGIAYTF; translated from the coding sequence ATGAGCTACCGCCTTCTGCCCCTGGCCCTCTTCGCCCTGCTTCTGCTGCCGCCAGCGGACGCGACCGCCCAGGAGCGACCGCCGGCGGGAGCCTGGCGGGTCAGCCTCGGCGCGATTGGCCTCTATCTGCCGGAGTATGAAGGCGCCGACGCGTATGAATTCAAGGCCTTCCCTTCCCTCGACATCACCTGGCGCGACCGGGTTTTTCTCAACGTCCGCCAGGGGCTCGGCGTCTATTTCTATCGCGGCAATGACCTGCGCCTGGGCGCCTCGGTGGGCTACAGTTTCGGTCGCGACGAGAACGACTCGGCCAACCTGAAGGGCCTCGGCGATATCGACGATGGCGCCAGCGCCAACCTGCTCGCCCGCTGGAAGCTTGGAAAGGTCACTCTCGACGCCCGCTACGAACAGCAGATCACGGGGGCAGACACGGGAGCCCAAATTCATACCACTCTCGGCTACGGCCATCGTCTCGGACCGACCATGCTGCGCCCGGCCCTGACCACCACTTGGGCCAGCGACTCCTACATGCAGGACTATTTCGGTATCAGCCCGGCACAGGCGGCGAACTCCGGCCTGCCGACCTATAGCGCCGAGGCGGGCTTCAAGAGCGCAGGGGCCAGGCTCATGATTGTCCATCCTCTCAGGGGTGCCTGGGCCCTGACGATGCTTGCGAACTATGACCGGCTACTCGGCGACGCCGCCGACAGCCCCCTGGTCAAGAACGAGAATCAATATTTCACTGCTCTCGGAATCGCCTATACCTTTTAG
- a CDS encoding GNAT family N-acetyltransferase — translation MEIIHYLPQYAHEIADLFHDSVHAIAFPQYTQEEIEAWAPTPPDYKKWAVRLNEKKPYLAVLNSKVVGFIELESDGHIDCLYTHKDFQRCGVARSLYLYLEKEAKKQGIKRLYVEASYLAKSFFEKENFKLVKKNTVARDGVKLTNFTMEKDLAS, via the coding sequence ATGGAAATAATCCACTACCTGCCACAATATGCGCATGAAATTGCTGATTTATTCCATGATTCGGTCCATGCGATTGCTTTTCCCCAATACACCCAAGAAGAAATTGAGGCATGGGCGCCGACACCACCTGACTATAAAAAATGGGCAGTAAGGCTCAACGAAAAAAAGCCCTATCTTGCCGTGCTGAACTCAAAAGTTGTCGGTTTCATTGAACTGGAAAGTGACGGTCACATTGACTGCCTATATACCCATAAAGACTTTCAGCGCTGCGGTGTGGCACGAAGCCTTTATCTTTATTTGGAAAAAGAAGCAAAAAAACAAGGCATAAAGCGGCTTTACGTAGAGGCTTCGTATCTTGCAAAGTCATTTTTTGAAAAGGAAAACTTCAAATTGGTAAAAAAAAATACAGTTGCACGAGACGGGGTAAAACTCACTAATTTCACAATGGAAAAAGACCTCGCCTCCTGA
- a CDS encoding GGDEF domain-containing protein: protein MTTPAKAPRRKSILVFFVATTVLLSVVVLAFNSIVIQGLIRDYRTVVASQQILNLCKSLFEVISCNGYERGRVNVVLNFQGNPQEMRDSIEFIDRNRQQGEALLKQTLNRIVQEGILFDPEAFRKIQELNLTTQTLRERYQEQFPLSFAERDLKLDDRWFSHMSSQIEALNLLIYSIKNLNRIDPELRHYFDMIYLLAMLRDHAGPAVSYLKATTFNRSSLTQTRIEELKRRENYVRDLLDRLQADGYHFLPPHTQEAIATFDRFYFSQVLLVAEYISENEEVHFVTPVDFRSYLKNGVAALEQLQSLTQEIMVLMDEGGSERIRQGEIRIAAAITLSALVLLAIIASLIHIYKVIYRRIILSSDIIQELSQNNMEVTISGAVRHDEIGDIESALVRFRDNLVALNQSNTRLSEMSQTDSMTGLLNHRTILERLDLLHREARRYGHTYTLLMIDIDLFKPINDTHGHLIGDEVIEELALTLRESTRSTDLVARYGGEEFLITFPHISIDTAMEMAEKLRSRIEQTSYSSRDLHLTASIGVAGFLPELSVAAVIDRADKALYRAKTAGRNCVRKFEDGFIAKSETER from the coding sequence ATGACCACGCCTGCCAAGGCTCCCCGCCGAAAAAGCATTCTCGTGTTCTTTGTCGCCACGACGGTCCTTCTTTCCGTTGTCGTTCTGGCATTCAACTCCATTGTCATCCAGGGGTTGATCCGCGATTATCGGACCGTCGTCGCCAGTCAGCAGATTCTCAATCTCTGTAAAAGTCTCTTCGAAGTCATCTCCTGCAATGGGTACGAACGCGGACGCGTCAATGTGGTGCTGAACTTTCAGGGCAACCCCCAGGAGATGCGGGATTCCATCGAATTTATAGACAGAAACAGGCAGCAAGGCGAAGCCCTGCTCAAGCAAACCCTGAACCGGATTGTGCAGGAGGGAATTCTGTTCGATCCGGAAGCTTTTCGAAAAATTCAGGAGTTGAACTTGACGACCCAAACCCTGCGTGAGCGCTATCAGGAACAATTCCCGCTGTCCTTTGCCGAGAGAGACCTGAAACTCGACGATAGGTGGTTTTCTCACATGTCCTCGCAGATCGAGGCTTTGAACCTGCTTATTTATTCCATTAAAAACCTCAACCGGATCGACCCCGAGCTGAGACACTATTTCGACATGATCTACCTGTTGGCCATGCTGCGAGATCACGCCGGACCCGCCGTCTCGTACCTTAAAGCGACAACCTTTAACCGCAGCAGCCTGACCCAAACCCGCATCGAAGAACTCAAGCGCCGGGAAAATTATGTCCGCGATCTGCTTGATCGTCTGCAGGCCGACGGATATCACTTTTTGCCACCCCATACCCAGGAGGCCATCGCTACCTTTGATCGGTTTTATTTCTCGCAGGTGCTGCTGGTGGCGGAATACATTTCGGAAAACGAAGAAGTGCACTTTGTAACGCCGGTCGATTTTCGCTCCTACCTGAAAAACGGGGTCGCCGCCTTGGAGCAGTTGCAGTCCCTGACCCAGGAGATTATGGTTTTGATGGACGAGGGGGGCTCCGAGAGGATTCGCCAAGGGGAAATCCGCATCGCCGCCGCCATCACGTTATCTGCCCTGGTCCTTTTGGCCATCATTGCCAGCCTCATACATATCTACAAGGTAATATACCGGCGCATCATCCTGTCATCGGATATCATCCAGGAGCTTTCGCAAAACAACATGGAAGTGACCATTTCAGGAGCGGTTCGCCATGACGAAATCGGTGATATCGAGTCGGCCCTGGTACGCTTTCGCGACAACCTGGTCGCCCTGAACCAGAGCAATACCCGATTGAGCGAAATGTCCCAGACCGACTCGATGACCGGCCTTCTTAATCACCGGACCATCTTGGAACGGTTGGATCTTCTTCACAGGGAAGCCCGCCGTTACGGGCACACCTATACGTTGCTGATGATCGATATCGACCTGTTCAAACCGATCAACGACACCCACGGACACCTCATCGGCGATGAGGTGATTGAGGAATTGGCCTTGACACTGCGGGAATCCACCCGCAGCACCGATCTCGTGGCGCGCTACGGCGGCGAGGAGTTTCTCATCACTTTTCCCCATATCTCCATTGATACCGCCATGGAAATGGCCGAAAAACTCCGATCCAGAATCGAGCAGACCTCGTATTCGTCGCGGGATCTTCATCTGACAGCCAGTATCGGCGTCGCCGGCTTCTTACCGGAACTCAGCGTCGCAGCGGTAATCGACCGGGCGGACAAAGCCCTCTACCGTGCGAAGACGGCCGGCCGAAACTGTGTCCGGAAATTTGAGGACGGGTTCATAGCGAAGAGTGAAACAGAACGTTAA
- a CDS encoding flavin reductase family protein, with amino-acid sequence MHMMPLEQAFTLLEPGPVVLVTTNNGVKNNIMTISWTMVVDFTPQFALTTGPWNHSYAALEQSRECVLAIPTVDLLDQVVGIGTCSGVDTDKFAKFGLTPVQNEFVKAPLIKECLAQIACRVIDIVEKHHIVVLEGIAAYFDSSRQEKRTLHAVGDGTFVVDGRRINRREMMRSKLPEGV; translated from the coding sequence ATGCACATGATGCCCCTTGAGCAGGCTTTCACGCTGCTGGAACCAGGACCCGTGGTGCTGGTGACGACCAACAACGGCGTGAAGAACAATATCATGACCATCTCCTGGACCATGGTGGTGGACTTCACGCCGCAGTTTGCCCTGACCACGGGGCCATGGAACCATTCCTATGCCGCACTAGAGCAATCGCGGGAATGCGTCCTGGCCATTCCGACGGTGGACCTTCTTGACCAGGTTGTCGGCATCGGCACCTGCTCGGGCGTCGACACCGATAAATTCGCGAAATTTGGGCTGACCCCTGTGCAGAACGAGTTCGTGAAGGCGCCCCTGATCAAGGAATGTCTGGCCCAGATCGCCTGCCGGGTGATCGATATCGTCGAGAAGCACCATATCGTGGTCCTCGAAGGCATCGCGGCTTATTTCGACAGCAGCCGCCAGGAAAAGCGCACCTTGCACGCCGTGGGCGATGGCACCTTCGTGGTGGATGGGCGCAGGATAAATCGCCGAGAGATGATGCGGTCGAAGCTTCCGGAGGGAGTCTGA
- a CDS encoding DDE-type integrase/transposase/recombinase, with protein sequence MVMHKNIRLTPHDRQKIWQLWQTGEYKVSRLAELYRVSRPTIYKILARARKQEFVPRKSVNDRFRSLKYGLKRLAKVERELEEKRKREARRYNKSYPGELVHFDSKRLPLIKGEDQTLPREYLFVAIDDYSRELYAGVFPDKTQHSAELFLRQVVDECPYTIEYTYSDNGKEFKGTGEHAFVKACSELGIGQKFTRISRPQTNGKAERVIRTIMEMWHQ encoded by the coding sequence ATGGTCATGCACAAAAACATTCGGTTAACGCCTCATGATCGGCAGAAGATCTGGCAGCTTTGGCAGACTGGCGAATACAAGGTTAGTCGCCTGGCAGAACTCTACCGGGTTTCGAGGCCAACGATCTACAAGATACTCGCACGGGCCAGGAAGCAGGAGTTTGTACCCCGCAAGAGTGTCAACGATCGTTTTCGTAGCCTCAAGTATGGGCTGAAGCGGCTGGCTAAAGTCGAGCGCGAACTCGAAGAAAAACGAAAAMGAGAAGCCAGACGYTACAAYAAATCATATCCTGGAGAGCTGGTTCACTTCGACAGYAAGCGGCTCCCGTTGATCAAGGGYGAAGATCAGACGCTGCCACGCGAGTATCTGTTCGTCGCCATTGATGATTATTCCCGGGAACTCTATGCAGGGGTATTCCCGGACAAGACACAACACAGTGCCGAACTCTTTCTGCGTCAGGTGGTCGATGAATGCCCTTACACCATCGAATACACCTACTCAGACAACGGCAAAGAATTTAAAGGCACTGGCGAACATGCTTTCGTCAAGGCTTGTAGCGAACTCGGTATCGGCCAGAAGTTTACGCGGATCAGCCGGCCCCAGACCAACGGCAAAGCCGAGCGTGTTATCCGCACAATCATGGAGATGTGGCATCAGTAG
- a CDS encoding P-loop NTPase fold protein, translating into MNLKLQAIQIDPANPFANDLLNRQGEIENLSILIRNVNSPAVIAIDSRWGTGKTTFIKMWEQQLKHEGFDPLYFNAWATDFSEDPLVSFLGEMNDGLEALIGKSDESRQAWSKAKAVGKQIAKRSVPALIKIATAGVIDAEKIIEDELSKAMESLAGDALDDYLKAKNAITAFHEALTQLIDISSKDKPVVIFVDELDRCRPTYAISLLERIKHLFNIEGLVFVLALDKKQLGHSISAVYGDGIDSDGYLRRFIDFEYQLKYPERKNYINSLFSALSLDEYFEVRKKYQELQYDRGYLENVFTMLAECQNLSLREIEQLLASINLALRTAKENEYIHPALLVFLVVTKNTHPEQYQNFVSETGSEKETIEYLYRIVPRKKRLGDFEFECALVEGFLIAAKYSRHQQEVSDDLERHKAIIASEESSREEKSYSEIVINVATRPVGMGRGVALNTLVERIDLISQFKFSEEG; encoded by the coding sequence ATGAATTTAAAGCTTCAAGCCATTCAAATCGACCCTGCCAATCCCTTTGCGAACGATTTATTAAATAGGCAGGGGGAAATAGAAAACCTTTCAATCCTTATTCGAAATGTGAACTCTCCTGCCGTAATAGCCATTGATTCTCGATGGGGTACGGGCAAAACAACCTTCATAAAAATGTGGGAACAACAGCTAAAACATGAAGGTTTTGATCCGCTATATTTCAATGCTTGGGCGACAGATTTTTCAGAAGATCCTTTGGTATCTTTTTTAGGTGAAATGAATGATGGCCTCGAAGCACTAATTGGCAAATCTGATGAATCAAGACAAGCGTGGTCGAAAGCTAAGGCAGTCGGAAAACAAATCGCTAAGCGCAGTGTGCCTGCCCTTATCAAGATCGCAACTGCAGGTGTAATAGATGCTGAAAAAATTATTGAAGACGAATTGTCTAAGGCCATGGAATCACTCGCAGGTGATGCCCTGGATGATTATCTAAAAGCCAAAAATGCTATTACTGCATTTCATGAAGCACTTACTCAGCTTATAGATATTTCCTCAAAAGATAAGCCCGTGGTTATTTTCGTTGATGAGTTAGACAGGTGTAGACCTACCTATGCAATTTCTCTCCTTGAAAGAATAAAGCATTTGTTCAACATTGAAGGCTTGGTTTTTGTTCTTGCTTTAGACAAAAAACAACTTGGTCACTCTATTAGTGCCGTCTATGGGGACGGAATTGATTCAGACGGTTATTTAAGGCGATTTATTGACTTTGAATATCAACTCAAGTACCCAGAAAGAAAGAATTACATTAATTCACTTTTTTCAGCCCTATCACTGGACGAATACTTTGAAGTAAGAAAAAAATACCAAGAACTTCAGTATGATCGAGGATATCTTGAAAATGTATTCACAATGCTTGCGGAGTGCCAAAATCTTTCCCTGAGAGAAATTGAGCAGCTACTAGCAAGCATCAACCTTGCCTTAAGGACAGCCAAAGAAAATGAGTACATACATCCAGCTCTTTTAGTCTTTCTGGTAGTGACAAAAAATACACATCCAGAGCAATATCAAAATTTTGTATCAGAGACAGGGTCAGAAAAAGAAACTATTGAGTACTTATATCGTATTGTTCCGCGCAAAAAGAGATTAGGTGATTTTGAATTTGAATGTGCACTCGTCGAGGGCTTTCTTATCGCGGCAAAATACAGTCGACACCAACAAGAAGTGTCAGATGACCTTGAGAGGCATAAGGCAATAATTGCTAGTGAAGAGTCCTCAAGAGAAGAAAAGAGTTACTCAGAAATTGTTATAAACGTTGCAACGCGTCCCGTCGGGATGGGGCGTGGCGTTGCTCTCAATACCCTTGTAGAAAGAATCGATTTAATTAGTCAATTTAAGTTCTCAGAAGAGGGCTAA